The Streptomyces rubrogriseus genomic sequence GGGGCGACCGCCTCGACGCGTTCCTTCGGTGTGCGGTTGTAGAGGATCCGCGAACCGTCGCCGATCGCGCCGGAGTAGAGGATCTGCGGCTCGCTGAACGCGGCCGCGTACGCCGCCCGGTTGATCGGGTTGGACAGGTCGACGCCGCCGTCGCCCTTGTAGCTGAAGGTCTTCTCCCCGGTGTCGTCGGAGTAGTCGATCTCCTTCTGGGGACCGCCGACGATCGAGTAGGTGGTGGTCTTCTCGCCGTAGTAGATCCGCTGCTCGTACTTTCCGAGGTCGCCCTCGGACGGCAGGTTGGACTCGGTGAAGACCGGACGTCCCTCGGAGTCGACCTGGGTGCCCTTCGCCGCGACCACGCCGTAGCCGTGGGTGTAGCGGAAGTGGTTGTTGATCCAGTTCTTCTTCGGGATGCCCGCCAGGTTCAGCTCGCGCAGGCCGATGACCGTGTCCTGGTCCTTGCCGTCCTTGACGTACCGGTCGACGTCCAGGTTGGTCGGGAAAGCGTAGTAGTTACGCATCTGCTGGAGCTGCTGGAACGTCGGCGAGATGACGTTCGGGTCCATGATGCGGATGGACGCGGCGGCGTCCACGTCGTCACGGAGCTTGGTCTTGTCCTTGGTCTCGCTCTTGCCCGGATACTCGGACACCTGGGTGCCCTCGATGCCGTAGGCGTCACGCGTTGCCGCGAGGTTCTTCTCGACGTACGGCGCTTCCTTGGCCTGCTCGTTCGGCTGGACCTGGAACTTCTGGACCAGCGCCGGGTACAGGCCGCCGATGAGGATCGCGGAGAGCACCATCAGGCCGAAGCCGATCACGGGCAGCTGCCAGGTGCGCCGCCACAGGGTGGCGAAGAACAGCAGGGCGCAGATGACCGCGATGCAGAACAGGATCGTCTTGGCCGGCAGGTAGGCGTTGGCGTCGACGTACCTGAGGCCCGTCCAGTTGTCGGTGGCCTTGAAGTCGCTGGACTTCACCGCGAGACCGTACCGGTCCAACCAGTAGGCGACCGCCTTGAGGGCGACGAAGACTCCGATGAGCACCGAGAGGTGCCCGGTGGCCGCCGCCGTGGCGCGCGCGCCCGGGCTGGTGACGCGGAGCCCGCCGTACAGGTAGTGGGTCAGCGCGGCGGCGATCACGGAGATGATCACGGCGGCGAAGCCGAAGCCGAGCAGGAACCGGTACCAGGGCAGATCGAAGGCGTAGAAGGAGACGTCCAGCTTGAACTGGGGGTCCTTCTGCCCGAAGGGCACGCCGTTGACCCACATCAGCCAGGTCCGCCACTGGCCGGACGCCGAGGCGCCGGCGATCAGGCCGACCAGGGCGGTGATGCCGAGCAGCAGCCACTTCTTGTACGGGGCGATGCCCATCCGGTACCGGTCGAGGTTCTGCTGCTCCATCGACATGGCGCTCAGCGGCGGGCGCAGGCGGTGGGCCAACCAGATGTTGAACCCGACGGCGAGCGCCATCAGCAGGCCGAAGACGAAGAAGAGACCGATCTTGGTCCACAGGGTCGTCGTGAACACCGACGAGTAGTGGACCGACCTGTACCAGAGCCAGTCCGTCCAGAATCCCGCGAACATGGTGAACGCCATGGCGAGCACGGCGAGGACACCAAGTGTCAGCAGCAGGGTTCGGACACGCCGGGACGGGCGGCCCACTCTGATCCGCGGCCCCGTCGGGGGGCCTCCGCCGCGGTCCGGCATCTGGAAAGCCAAGGTGCGCACCTCGAAGTTCGCTGTTGATCCGTCAGGCCCTCGGGTTCGCGGGCCCCCCGTGCGCCCCCGTGATCGCGGGCCCACACTTATGCAACTTACTCATCGTTTACTCGGTTCCCGATTCCGGCCATGAACGAGGCAGGATTGTGACCATGTCCAACACCCCCATGGCAGCGAGCCCCCTCACCCGGGCCGTGCTCGAGATCGACGAGTACGTCTCCGGCCTCGGCTGGGACCAGCCCGCACGCCTCTTTGCACTTGTCGACACCGCACGGCTGCGGGCCGACCAGCCCTCACTCGCGGACCGGCTCGGTCTGCAGGAGGAGCCGGAGTCCTCCGGCCTCACCCCGATCGAGCAGGACGAAGTTCCAACGGACCAGGCGCTCGACGAGTTCCTGGGCACCATCGCCTGGCCCGACGCCGTGGTCGGCTGCGCGCTCGCCGTGGAGCGCCTGATGCTGCCGCCCTCGGCCGAGGCCCAGGTGCCTTCGGGCCTGAACGAGAAGAAGCTCGCGCAGTGGGTGGCGGAGCACCCGGACCGTCAGGAGGTCCGCATGACGGTCGCGGTCCTGCGCGACGGCAGCCGTGACTCCGCGCTGCGGCTGCGGGAGAAGGACGCGGCCACGGAGGTCCTGACGGGGTCCGACCTGGTGCCGGGTCTGGCCGCGGCGCTGACGGCGACCTTCGAGGAGTAGTCCCGCCGGACGCGGGACGGCTGCGCGGGGGCTACCCCTGCGTGCACTTCGGCAGGTCGGCGGTCTTTCCGGAACGGATGTCCTTGAGCGCGCCGAGGGCGTCGTCGATGGTGTCGACCTTCA encodes the following:
- a CDS encoding UPF0182 family protein; translated protein: MPDRGGGPPTGPRIRVGRPSRRVRTLLLTLGVLAVLAMAFTMFAGFWTDWLWYRSVHYSSVFTTTLWTKIGLFFVFGLLMALAVGFNIWLAHRLRPPLSAMSMEQQNLDRYRMGIAPYKKWLLLGITALVGLIAGASASGQWRTWLMWVNGVPFGQKDPQFKLDVSFYAFDLPWYRFLLGFGFAAVIISVIAAALTHYLYGGLRVTSPGARATAAATGHLSVLIGVFVALKAVAYWLDRYGLAVKSSDFKATDNWTGLRYVDANAYLPAKTILFCIAVICALLFFATLWRRTWQLPVIGFGLMVLSAILIGGLYPALVQKFQVQPNEQAKEAPYVEKNLAATRDAYGIEGTQVSEYPGKSETKDKTKLRDDVDAAASIRIMDPNVISPTFQQLQQMRNYYAFPTNLDVDRYVKDGKDQDTVIGLRELNLAGIPKKNWINNHFRYTHGYGVVAAKGTQVDSEGRPVFTESNLPSEGDLGKYEQRIYYGEKTTTYSIVGGPQKEIDYSDDTGEKTFSYKGDGGVDLSNPINRAAYAAAFSEPQILYSGAIGDGSRILYNRTPKERVEAVAPWLTIDGDAYPAVVDGRIQWIVDAYTTTNGYPYASRTTLGDTTADSLTANNNSRAVVAQQNQVNYIRNSVKATVDAYSGDVKLYEWDTQDPVLKTWKKAFPGTVKDKGEISKELMAHLRYPQDLFKVQRELLTRYHVKDANTFLSGSEVWQVPDDPTNKSGDAVPPYYLSMKMPDQKSQAFSLTTTFTPNGRDNLSAFMAVDAEAGTSDYGKIRILKLPTSTTVDGPKQVQSQFNSEQDIAESIRLLRGGDSEVEYGNLLTVPLDGGLLYVEPVYVRGGDLKYPLLRKVLVSYGGNTAFENTLDAALNKVFGAQAAETEQPPDEGDDTTEPPPTSTNPTVREALSDAQKAFDAGQKALEQKDLAAYAEAQKDLEEALQRAEDAQAKADQSAGGKNGDDKNAGDKNSGDKAGDDKASPDATPTGDAGGGSDTG
- a CDS encoding PPA1309 family protein, giving the protein MSNTPMAASPLTRAVLEIDEYVSGLGWDQPARLFALVDTARLRADQPSLADRLGLQEEPESSGLTPIEQDEVPTDQALDEFLGTIAWPDAVVGCALAVERLMLPPSAEAQVPSGLNEKKLAQWVAEHPDRQEVRMTVAVLRDGSRDSALRLREKDAATEVLTGSDLVPGLAAALTATFEE